The following proteins are encoded in a genomic region of bacterium:
- a CDS encoding amidohydrolase family protein: MKLRIENATLVMASGCRKSDLEITDERISCIGRPAEGSAPDRILDAAGSYVLAGFIDVHSNGIAGFDFTNGWFRNPDFLQSREDYCKGLEQAARAYAACGVTRVLLTSLAAPLEKLQDALRWYASWRASDRSTYVAKNIPAGIYIEGTFIKEESFRGAHNSVYFNRPSIELFENLQECARGEIRVVNVAPEWGKAALALISYLSRNQVIAAAGHTGSDGDTFRAAVDHGVRLAVHLFNGPTMGSFKPFFHGGALEAILRAQEVTAELIVDGYHVDPSYVLDALVRKGQDRIVAITDSMFATRLKDLTEFSILGVDGKVSENGRYLEVKGRKNTLCGSVLTMDQAFANLLTWFTQDREGVWYENHTALSLEAALIKASALCSRNPPALLGMDQTGVIAAGNLADLVIADITGPNPEYQLKVKKVFLKGREIV; the protein is encoded by the coding sequence ATGAAACTTCGCATAGAAAACGCCACCCTGGTCATGGCCTCCGGCTGCAGAAAAAGCGATCTGGAGATCACCGATGAACGCATCAGTTGCATCGGCCGGCCTGCAGAGGGGAGCGCTCCTGACCGCATTCTCGACGCTGCAGGGAGTTATGTACTGGCTGGATTCATCGATGTTCACAGCAATGGCATCGCGGGATTTGATTTCACCAACGGCTGGTTTCGCAACCCGGATTTTTTACAGAGCAGAGAGGATTACTGCAAAGGGCTGGAGCAGGCGGCCCGAGCCTATGCGGCCTGCGGAGTGACCAGAGTGCTGCTGACCAGTCTGGCCGCACCGTTGGAGAAACTGCAGGACGCGCTGCGCTGGTACGCTTCTTGGCGCGCCTCGGACCGATCGACTTATGTCGCAAAAAATATCCCCGCAGGCATTTATATCGAGGGGACGTTCATCAAAGAAGAGTCCTTTCGCGGCGCACACAATTCAGTCTACTTTAACCGGCCTTCTATCGAGCTGTTCGAGAACCTGCAAGAGTGCGCTCGTGGTGAAATCCGTGTGGTCAACGTGGCGCCGGAATGGGGAAAGGCCGCCCTCGCTCTGATCTCTTATCTCAGCCGCAACCAGGTGATCGCCGCCGCAGGTCACACTGGCAGCGACGGCGATACCTTCAGAGCCGCCGTGGACCATGGGGTGCGGTTAGCTGTGCATCTTTTCAACGGTCCCACCATGGGTTCGTTCAAGCCGTTTTTTCACGGCGGCGCTTTGGAAGCCATTCTACGTGCGCAAGAGGTGACCGCAGAGCTGATCGTGGACGGCTATCATGTGGACCCCTCCTATGTGCTCGACGCACTGGTGCGCAAGGGCCAAGACCGCATTGTGGCTATCACCGACAGCATGTTCGCGACACGGCTGAAGGATCTGACGGAATTCTCCATCCTGGGCGTAGACGGAAAGGTGAGTGAAAACGGCCGTTACCTGGAGGTCAAGGGCCGCAAAAACACCCTGTGCGGCAGTGTCTTGACCATGGATCAGGCGTTCGCCAATCTGCTCACCTGGTTTACTCAGGATCGCGAGGGAGTCTGGTACGAAAACCATACGGCCCTGTCGCTGGAGGCGGCCCTGATCAAAGCATCAGCGTTGTGCTCCCGCAACCCTCCGGCCCTGCTGGGCATGGATCAGACCGGCGTGATTGCTGCAGGCAACCTGGCGGATCTGGTCATCGCTGATATCACCGGCCCGAACCCGGAGTATCAACTGAAAGTAAAAAAGGTGTTCCTCAAAGGCCGAGAGATCGTCTGA
- a CDS encoding T9SS type A sorting domain-containing protein: MKLISAVSAVLLIGVGAGSGQSVVINEIGWMGTAAAAEDEWLELYNASDNAVDLNGWTLRALDGSPSITLAGVIPAHGFYLLERTDETTISDCAANQIYSGAMANTGENLQLADPGGTVHDAVDCSGGWFAGSSSAKTSMERRHPGLDGAYASSWASNTTVVRNGLDSQGGSINGTPGQPNSVFDSSLPVELELFTAVWQEGKVILEWSVQSQVNNYGYKVLRSDSETEPGRCISGLIAGDGTTSERKRYRYEDDRILQGRRYWYQLQQLDLDGSSKLHGAVSVFAGDGGPFVPNENRLLAGYPNPFNPDVTLQLELAQPAVVEAEVLDLLGRHLRRLVQPTPLQAGTHQFFWDGCDANGRPVCAGIYFVRFFTDRNESLIDKLVKCN; this comes from the coding sequence ATGAAACTTATTTCAGCTGTATCCGCCGTTCTGTTGATCGGGGTCGGCGCAGGGTCAGGGCAGAGTGTGGTTATCAACGAGATCGGTTGGATGGGCACCGCGGCTGCGGCAGAGGATGAATGGCTTGAGCTGTACAACGCTTCGGACAATGCCGTAGACCTCAATGGTTGGACCTTGAGGGCGCTGGATGGCTCGCCATCCATCACCCTGGCCGGCGTCATTCCTGCCCACGGTTTTTATTTACTGGAGCGAACTGACGAAACCACCATTTCGGATTGCGCGGCCAATCAGATTTATTCCGGCGCCATGGCCAATACCGGCGAAAATTTGCAGCTGGCTGATCCAGGCGGAACGGTCCACGATGCGGTGGATTGCAGCGGCGGCTGGTTCGCCGGCTCCTCGTCGGCTAAAACCAGCATGGAACGCCGACACCCCGGTTTGGACGGCGCTTATGCCTCCAGTTGGGCGAGCAACACCACCGTGGTGCGCAACGGGCTGGACAGCCAGGGTGGCTCGATCAACGGCACCCCCGGCCAGCCCAACAGTGTCTTTGACTCCTCTTTGCCGGTGGAGCTGGAACTGTTTACCGCAGTCTGGCAGGAGGGCAAAGTGATTCTGGAGTGGAGCGTCCAGAGTCAGGTGAACAATTACGGCTACAAGGTGCTGCGCAGCGACTCTGAGACAGAGCCGGGCCGCTGCATCAGCGGTCTGATCGCCGGTGACGGCACAACCAGCGAACGTAAGCGCTACCGCTATGAGGACGACCGGATCCTCCAGGGACGCCGTTACTGGTATCAGCTGCAGCAGCTGGATCTGGATGGCAGCAGCAAACTGCACGGCGCTGTCAGCGTTTTCGCTGGGGATGGCGGCCCTTTCGTGCCAAACGAAAATCGTCTTCTGGCCGGCTATCCAAATCCGTTCAATCCCGACGTAACGCTGCAACTGGAGCTCGCCCAGCCGGCCGTCGTTGAAGCGGAGGTGCTCGATCTGCTGGGCCGGCATTTGCGCAGGCTGGTGCAACCCACGCCACTGCAGGCCGGCACGCACCAATTCTTTTGGGACGGCTGTGATGCGAACGGCCGGCCGGTGTGCGCAGGAATTTATTTTGTCCGCTTTTTCACCGACCGGAATGAATCATTGATCGATAAACTGGTCAAGTGCAATTGA